In Candidatus Eremiobacteraceae bacterium, the genomic stretch CGATCCGGCACATCGATCGCCGACACAGCTGAAATACTCGCGGAGATCATCCACGGCATTGGGAAAAAGCACTATCGCACGGCCTGGCTACCGTACGGCGAAGCGCGGATCGCCGCCGAGATCAACCGCCGTCATAGCGACGCGTGCGCTCGTGGTCTCGCGACGTATGCAGATCCGACGACGGGCTATGAAGTGATGACGGCGGATTTCTTGAGACGACGAGGTGCGTGCTGCTCGAGCGGGTGCCGCCACTGCCCGTATAAAGGATTCGATGCGGAGCCAACGCTGACAGCGGAAAGTGCGGCCACCGGACTCTAACCTCAGCCGAATCGACTTCACGCAGCGCGCAATAACGGGCTAATCGCGGGCGCGAAACCAACCACGAGCGCATTAGGTATCTTCCTGCGGGAGGCTGGCAGGAGGGTCCAAGATGCGATCAGCGCGCGTCGGGATCGTCGCCATCCTCATCGCGTCGGCATCGAGCACGGTCTTCGCTCCAACGCCGTCGCTAGCGTCACCGATCGACACCACGAACGCCGATGAGACTGTCATCGTGTACGCCGCGAGAGGCGCAGTGACGAATATCGGGGCCGGCGTGATCGTCGGTCAACAGGGCGGTGCGCTCGTCATCGCGACCGCCGCACACGTCATAGCGAACGCCATTCCTCGCGTCCAGCTCGACTCGGGCGCGATGTTGAACGTTGTCGAGATCGATCGGATCGAGGGGTTCGATCTAGCCGTCCTCAAGACGAGCGCATACGACGGCCGCCCTTCGCTCGCAGCCTTTGGTCAGCCGTCGCCAGGTGAGGACGTCCACGTCTGGGGCCATCGGCTCACGCAAAGGTATGTGGAATCGCAAGCGTCAGTGAGCGACCTTGACCCGACGTTACCTGAGGGACCTGCCGACGGGCGATTCGGGATCGATTGCGAGTCATGCGATCACGGTGATTCCGGTGCCGGCGTCTTCGATGCACGTGGCAGGTTGCTCGGCATCCTCGAAGGGGCACGACGCGACCAGTTCGGCGACATCGTCTTCGTCGAATGCGAGCCGATCGCGCCGATCGAGACCGCGCTCGCGACCGCAGCTTCTTCGAAATCCGGTCGTCAGCGGTCGTCTAGGCGGCGCGTGTAGGCGATTTCGTCGACCTCGATCCCCCAAACGCGCTGGCGGCGGCGACTACCGCTCCGGATCCAGCCATCGTGCTCGTAGAAGGCTTCGGCGTGTGCGTTTCCGTCGAGCACCCACAACACGGCATCAGCGAAACCACGACGGCGAAGCTCTCCACGCGCGCGATCGATAAGGACGCGACCGATGCCAGTCCTCCAATCGTCGGGGTCGACGTACAGCGCCATGAGCTCACCGGTTTCGCGAGCCGGTGAGTCGGGCGACGCGCCGACAGTCGCGAATGCGCGAATCAAACCGCCGTCGACGGCGACGAGCGTGAACGGCGCCATCTGATCTGCAGGCGCGAAATCGTAACGTACTGCACGCTCTTCTGCGCGCAGCGAGTCGAGATATTCAGCGGGCAACAAACCCTTGTATGCCGCCTGCCAGGAACGGACGTGGACCTGAGCGACGCCGAGCGCATCATCAGGTCGAGCAGCGCGGATTTCCATTCGATTGCGCTCGTCGTTCTTGCCGGCGAGCGAGGCTACCTCGAAGTCGCAAGCCGCCAGTACGATGGAGCGGTCGAGCTTTACGCTCGACCACCGCGGTCTGCCAATTGCAAGCCGTCTCCGGTCGAGCTAAAGCTCGACCGCTACAGACGACTTCAATGCAAGGTCGTCTGCGGTCGACCATAAAGGTCGACCGCTCCATCAGTACCGCACGGTTGCCTTACCGTGCCGGGTGAGTGACTCATGGTAATGTCCGAGCTCACGCTGTCATCTGGCGTTCAACACTCGATCATCGATCGCGAACGTTAGCGCACACCGCGCCCGTGACGCGACTCGCACATGCATCGCGACACAGGAACTCGCGATACATCTTTGCCGAATCTCAAATGCGATGGGCGAGCGGCGCGTGCTTAACCGAGCCGCTAACATCTACCGTGTGGGGGTTGTTGGGAGATGTCTAAGCGTGTTCTCGGCGTTGCGTGCGCCACGCTACTACTAGCTGGCTGTACCGGCTCGAACAGCTCGATGCCGACGAGAGGCGATTCGCTAATGCCCGGGCTGGGCGCATCGCAATCGCAGGTCGGTCACAACGACGGATTCAGCGGCCCGGCGCCGATGCCGAGCCCGCACCTTTTGACGAGCGTCGATACGAACGACACGCTTGCGATCACATTGTCGCAAGCGCAGCCGTACCTGTCGATCGGGCACACGAACTCGGGCGCAGCACAGGCCGACGCGTATTCGTCCGCGGGGATCGAGCCGATCCCCTATACAGACATCGATCACTACATCCCCAACGACCAATCAGGCACGAACCCGACCCTAAGCATGTCCGACGTCGCGCTGACGTGCGACGGTCAACCGGTCGAGTGGGTGAAACCGAACCATCCGCTTATCTATGTCACCGATCCGCGGATCCCGGGGACCCTCGCGGCGTGGGAGCAATGGTACACGAACTTCGTCGCGGCCGGCGGTGAGACGTGGGCGCTGTATGAGGACACGGCGGACAATCCGTTCACCTTCGCTGTTCCGGCGCCGCCTTGCGCAGCAGACGGCAGCGGAACCGTGACGACGCAAGAGTGGACGGCGGCGGAAGAAGCGCAAGAGGGCGCCATGCAGGCGTTCTCCGGCAAACCGGTCATCTTCAACGGTCTTGCTCCCGGCTACCACACGTGGATGCCGCTGGCGAACGCGCTGCTCGACGGCCCGGCCGCCGGCGGCGAAGCCGAGGCCTGCGCACCTCCGAACACGACCGAGTGGCTCAATCAGCTGGCGATCGAGATCCACGCGGTTCAGCGCCAGAAGTACTTCGTCTGCCACGGCAACGACACGAGCGACGGGTCGACGCCGCAGGCGATCGCATTCAGGAACTACCACTTCGCTTCGATGATGCTCGAGTACGATCCGAGATACACGATCTACGAGTCGAATTTCGGGGTCGGCGCGTCGAACTTGCGCGTCGAGCCCGAATCCGGCGTCGTCATGCTGAACCCGTACAAGCTAAACGTGAGCGTTCAGACCGATCTTCTCAAGCCGGGCGGAGCGTACGCGCGCCGCTACAAGGATTGCTACGTGAACGGCACGGACGTCGGGCAGTGCGCCGCGGTCGTCAATCCGACGAAGGTGCCGGTCCCGTTCCCGTTCACCTGGGTCCACTACCAACACACGATGCTGCTCACCGGGTCGGGCATCTACGACGGCGCTACGGTGAGCAATCTCGGACCGGCGCCGGCGACGAGCGTTGGGCCGTACTCCGGCGAGGTCGCGTTCCTCTGACCAGTAACGATCAGAACTTGATGCCTACCTTCTGGACTTCCTGATAGGGCAGCAGCCACACGAGCGACTCGTCATGCAGATCGACGACTTGGATGCGGTTGCCGAACGGGTCCAGGAAATCGCAGCGGAATCCGGGGAAGAGCCGAAGGCCGTACTTGGCCGCGACTTTTTCCCTGACCGCTTTGATTTCGCGCTCGTCGCGGACGATGATCCCGAAGTGGCGAGTCCGGTCGGGCGTCATCTTCTCGACTTCGAACAGCGCGAGAAACTGATGCTCGCCGATCTTGAAGAACGCGTCGCCCTCGCCTTCGTCCTTTTTCTCGAGACCGAAGACGTCGGTGTAGAACGCGACCGCCTTCTTGATGTCCGTCACCTCGATGGCGACGTGATTGATCCCGTAGACGTGGACGCCCATCACGCCTCCCTCCTACCCGCCCTGAGCGCCGACAAACTCGGGGCGGCAGCAGTGAGGCGCGTAAACGGTCGACGGCCGGGGTAAGACCTACGCATGAGAACGACATGGAAACCGCATGAGAAGCACGGACGCCTGACTGCGCAGAGCGATCTGCCCGACAGCGCGTACGCTTTCCCGAAGCTGCGAAAGGAGCCGTTGACCGACGCGCGCCACGTCCGCAACGCGGTGGCGCGCTTCGATCAGGTGACATCGGCCTCAGATAGCGAGCGCGCGCAGGCATTCGCCAATATAAAGAAGGCCGCGCGCCACTACGGCGTCGAGCTGAGTGAATCAAGCTGGCGCGACCTGGGCAAGCATCCGCAGCGAAACCGCAGCGCGCGCGCGAAGCGCGCTACCGCAACGAGAAAACGGCGCGCATCGTCGGCGTTGAGGGCCGCCAAAGGACGCTAGGGCCGGTACGTCGCGAGCAGACGGGCGGCGTACCATCGCTCCCAGTGGGCGCCTGGCGCCTCGAGATTCATCTCCTTGTCCACCTTCACGAGCAAGTAGATGAGATCGCTCTTGAGCAGCTTGGCGTCGAGCAAGCCCTCGATGCCGAGTTCGATGAGATGGCCGGCGTACCAGATCGACCAGTCGGCATCGACCCCGTCCGTCGCGGCATAGGCGACGTGATGATCTTCGGAGGTTTGGTGCAGCATGATCGCGAGCCGGTCGATGAGTCCGCTTGCATCACTCATTATTGTGGTCGCCGTTCGACCGGTCGAGGCGTGCCTTCCTTGGGCCCGACCAGAGCGAAGGCACGTATCGGCCCCGCGGAGAACCGCGTCGGCCCTTCACCCGACGATCGAACAGGAGAGACCGCTCATGGAGTTGGCACCGTATATCTTCATCACCGGCGGCCGCTGCGAGGAAGCGCTCAATTTCTACAAGAGCGTCCTCGGCGGCGACATAAAGGACATCTCGCGTTGGAGCGACGCGCCCGCCGACATGGGCATGCCCGCCGACATGGGCAATCGCGTCATGCACTCGACGTTCTCGGCGCCCGGGATCACCTTCATGGCTTCGGACTCGCAGCCGACGACGACGTACGGCGACGGACCGATCTCGCTTTGCGTATCTGCAGACAACGAAGGCGACGGGAAGCGCGTCTTCAACGCGCTTTCGGCCGGCGGCAAGGTCGAAGTCCCATTCGAGAAAGCGTTCTGGGGTCAGTGGTTCGGGATGTTCACCGACAAGTACGGCATCGACTGGATGGTCAATTGCCCGGCGAGCTCCTGACGGCGGTCTTCGATACGCCTGTCGGACCACTGGTCGCGCGCGCCGGCGAGGATGGTATATCGGAGCTCCTCTTCGCTCGCCGCGGCCAGAAAGCCAAACCGGCGAGCGGAGAACCATCCGCTCGCCGGCATATCCACGCGATAGAGGCGCAACTCGTCGAGTACTTCGACGGCAAGCGCAAGACGTTCGACGTCGCGCTGCGGCCGCAAGGACCACCGTTTCACATGCGCGTGTGGAACGCGCTGCTCGGCATCCCCTACGGGGAGACGATCTCGTACGGCGAGCTCGCCGCGCGCGTCGGTGATCCGACGGCGGCTCGCGCCGTCGGCGCTGCGAACGGCGCGAATCCGATCGTCATCGTGATCCCGTGCCATCGGGTCATCGGCGCCGACGGCAAGCTCGTCGGTTACGGCGGCGGGCTTTGGCGGAAGCGGACGCTCCTCGATCTCGAGTTCGGCCGGCTGTCGCTCGTCAAGGTTTGACGAGCGGGTTCTTCCAGGCGAACGCGCCTTTCGGATTCGGCTTCACCCAGACGACGAGATCCCAGCTCGACGGGAACTCGAAGATCCGCTGGACCGAGCCAGCAGATTTCGCTTTTCCCATCTTGACGAGCGTCGCCGCGGACGGGTTCTCAGGGTCGCCGCCACCCTTGCGGAAATCCGGCGCCATGATGTAATTATCGTACGTCGGCTTGCCCGTCTTCGGATCCGTGCCGATCCAGTGGACGTGCTCGTCGAACTCGAACCAACGGCCCGGATTGACGCCGAACATCGTCGGCCGTGCCGCTCCCGGCTTGTACGGTTCGCAGTAATCGACGCCCAGCAGAGCGCCGTCGCGGCCGTACCACAACTGGCACGGCTGCGATATGCTGCCCGAGGTCCAATGACGGTTCGCGAAACTGATCGCGCCCGTATCGTCCTCGTTGGTGTAGCGGAAGAAGCCCGCAGCCTCGGCGTCACTCTCATGCGCGTAGCGCGTGCCGAGCGTCGCCTGCAACGACTTGACGAACTGCTGCTCGGACGCATTGAGCGGTCCGTTGTACGACGGGCGTTGGTCCGCGCGGGCGACGACGGTCGTCGCGACGATCATCGCGAGCAGCGCTAAGGTCACTCGTTTCAACACGATCTCTCCCCGATTTCAGCAACGTGGTGGCTGTGCGCTGACAAGTAGGGGACTGCCGTGCACGTTGCCTGCCTGGCGCGCGGGCGATCATATGCCATAATGGGTCCTTAAGCCCAGTCCGCAGAGAGGGAAACCAGCGTCGATTCATGCGAAGTTCATGCCCGGGGGAGCTACTGGCCGCAGGAGCCACCGACGAATATGTCTGCTCACCCCGAATTCACGAACTTCCCGGCGCGACTCGACCGCTCCGTCTACGACGCAGCGGTGCGCAACTACGTCGCAGCCGTCGGGTCGCGAGCAAGCGCGATCTATCACGTCGGCAACGTCCGCTTCCCCGGCCTGTCCGACATCGACCTCGTCGTCGTCGTCAACACGTCGGCGTGGGATAACAACCAGTTCTTCTCTCCGTACGTCCGGCTCGGAAAGCAGTACACGCCGCTGTTCCATCACGAGCCGCGCTTCTTGCCCAAGACGTGCATCGACGCGATCACGTACAGCTCGTGCGTGCACGCGAGCACGGGCCAGGCGATGGATCAGATCCCGACCGTCTTCGGGAGCCGGCGCTGCCTCGTCCACGGTACTGACGTGCTCGGCGACCGTGCCGTCGACGTTTCGAGCGAATCGTGGCAGCGCTGCCGGTTGCTCGAGACCTCGTTCATCTTCTCACGGGCGCTTCGCGAGCTCGCAGTCGAGCCGTCCATCGACGTCGTGAA encodes the following:
- a CDS encoding serine protease, with amino-acid sequence MRSARVGIVAILIASASSTVFAPTPSLASPIDTTNADETVIVYAARGAVTNIGAGVIVGQQGGALVIATAAHVIANAIPRVQLDSGAMLNVVEIDRIEGFDLAVLKTSAYDGRPSLAAFGQPSPGEDVHVWGHRLTQRYVESQASVSDLDPTLPEGPADGRFGIDCESCDHGDSGAGVFDARGRLLGILEGARRDQFGDIVFVECEPIAPIETALATAASSKSGRQRSSRRRV
- a CDS encoding GNAT family N-acetyltransferase — its product is MEIRAARPDDALGVAQVHVRSWQAAYKGLLPAEYLDSLRAEERAVRYDFAPADQMAPFTLVAVDGGLIRAFATVGASPDSPARETGELMALYVDPDDWRTGIGRVLIDRARGELRRRGFADAVLWVLDGNAHAEAFYEHDGWIRSGSRRRQRVWGIEVDEIAYTRRLDDR
- a CDS encoding VOC family protein is translated as MGVHVYGINHVAIEVTDIKKAVAFYTDVFGLEKKDEGEGDAFFKIGEHQFLALFEVEKMTPDRTRHFGIIVRDEREIKAVREKVAAKYGLRLFPGFRCDFLDPFGNRIQVVDLHDESLVWLLPYQEVQKVGIKF
- a CDS encoding DUF6582 domain-containing protein — encoded protein: MRTTWKPHEKHGRLTAQSDLPDSAYAFPKLRKEPLTDARHVRNAVARFDQVTSASDSERAQAFANIKKAARHYGVELSESSWRDLGKHPQRNRSARAKRATATRKRRASSALRAAKGR
- a CDS encoding VOC family protein, which gives rise to MELAPYIFITGGRCEEALNFYKSVLGGDIKDISRWSDAPADMGMPADMGNRVMHSTFSAPGITFMASDSQPTTTYGDGPISLCVSADNEGDGKRVFNALSAGGKVEVPFEKAFWGQWFGMFTDKYGIDWMVNCPASS
- a CDS encoding methylated-DNA--[protein]-cysteine S-methyltransferase, with the protein product MPGELLTAVFDTPVGPLVARAGEDGISELLFARRGQKAKPASGEPSARRHIHAIEAQLVEYFDGKRKTFDVALRPQGPPFHMRVWNALLGIPYGETISYGELAARVGDPTAARAVGAANGANPIVIVIPCHRVIGADGKLVGYGGGLWRKRTLLDLEFGRLSLVKV